One segment of Salvia splendens isolate huo1 chromosome 20, SspV2, whole genome shotgun sequence DNA contains the following:
- the LOC121781440 gene encoding uncharacterized protein LOC121781440 gives MADYARLISGPKGTPVWFIDRHPMRVFKWSPEFDAYCESPIAAIWYNLIGLPIHLFDHAALFAIGKLFGTPIQVDRATASKSRLSFARICIEIDITKPPPEEIILDICGRETVQQVKWDKIPAYCLECRHVGHSSEVCYAAGKVERPPKRNYNNVTPRQQHHGINGSQGGNVPTNHKDRKQQGKGKEMEAQSSRGPDASDPLDREWSGPDIMGDF, from the coding sequence atggcggattatgcccgATTGATAAGTGGACCGAAAGGTACTCCGGTGTGGTTTATTGATCGTCATCCCatgagagttttcaaatggtccccggagtTTGAcgcatattgtgagtccccgatcgcGGCAATTTGGTACAATCTCATTGGCCTCCCtattcatcttttcgaccacgCTGCCCTTTTTGCCATTGGCAAACTCTTTGGTACCCCGATTCAAGTGGATCGCGCGACGGCCAGCAAGTCTAGACTCTCGTTTGCTCGAATTTGCATTGAGATTGATATTACGAAGCCACCCCCTGAGGAAATTATACTAGACATTTGCGGTCGTGAGACAGTGCAacaagtgaaatgggacaagatcccggcCTATTGCTTGGAATGTAGGCATGTCGGCCATAGTAGTGAGGTTTGCTATGCGGCGGGTAAGGTGGAGCGACCCCCGAAGAGGAACTACAACAACGTAACACCGAGACAACAACACCATGGGATCAATGGATCGCAAGGGGGAAATGTGCCAACAAATCATAAGGACCGGAAACAACAAGGGAAAGGTAAGGAAATGGAGGCACAATCGAGTAGGGGCCCGGACGCAAGCGACCCCTTGGATAGAGAGTGGTCGGGGCCGGACATTATGGGTGATTTCTGA
- the LOC121781439 gene encoding uncharacterized protein LOC121781439, giving the protein MQFKPFHVVWQVQMFIRNSMANRSYKPKHWKGVRLKINVPSQVEPRRTRPLAMVIKWNPPDDPWIKLNTDGAYNEATDKAGGGGIVRDHEGNMLAAFAYPLEAHSALEAELLAIHFGLLLTSEFRRPICLPSRGSLTAIIRMDAMGVPNFRVQNEDEE; this is encoded by the coding sequence ATGCAGTTTAAGCCATTTCATGTGGTTTGGCAAGTGCAAATGTTCATCAGAAATAGCATGGCCAACAGATCCTACAAACCGAAGCACTGGAAAGGAGTCCGCCTCAAAATCAACGTCCCGAGCCAAGTCGAGCCACGGAGGACTAGGCCCCTTGCGATGGTTATCAAATGGAACCCACCGGATGATCCTTGGATCAAACTCAACACTGACGGAGCATACAACGAGGCAACGGATAAAGCCGGGGGAGGAGGAATTGTTCGTGATCATGAGGGCAACATGCTTGCAGCCTTTGCCTACCCTCTCGAGGCTCACTCAGCTCTCGAAGCGGAGCTTCTAGCAATCCACTTCGGGTTGCTTCTCACCTCAGAATTCAGACGGCCTATTTGCCTACCCTCTCGAGGCTCACTCACAGCAATCattaggatggatgcaatgggAGTCCCGAACTTTCGGGTCCaaaatgaagatgaagaatag
- the LOC121781441 gene encoding uncharacterized protein LOC121781441, giving the protein MPPHQCRGLGIRKFTEGNIYFWDDIWLGNEPLRGLCLDERGRPEMLVSELVTDGTWDGAKLQGLEDLCQAGVTATIAIFTWRLLSNRIPIDSKLQWRKIELASKCQCCPRRPETESLQHLFIQGDGAIRVWREFDGWFEGNSPPIGLNDTIPSRIEVWATRLQQPGRKHLIRALPYLIFRFLWAERNRSRHHGTQFKASNVIWQVITFVRNNMINGKLRPKHWRGVRLGFIIPNEAEAQRPMRLTMMIKWEPPDQPWLKLNTYGSFFEETGKAGGGGLIRDYTGRVLKAFALPLDAHSPLEAELLAMHHGLVMAAELARPIWLETEAEKAVALVRGNHWGPAHIRQAMAFLALDKRRLTLRISFIHREGNKAADLLAKTGAEMSHSRIFVEQDLPRELSDIIRQEQMGIPNARAQTEERN; this is encoded by the exons ATGCCTCCCCACCAATGCAGGGGGCTTGGTATTCGCAAGTTCACCGAG GGAAATATatatttctgggatgacatttggcttgggaATGAACCCCTCAGAGGTCTTTGTCTCGATGAACGGGGTAGACCAGAGATGCTTGTTTCGGAGTTGGTCACAGATGGTACCTGGGATGGTGCCAAACTACAG GGACTTGAGGACCTGTGTCAGGCCGGCGTTACGGCTACTATTGCTATCTTTACTTGGAGACTTCTATCCAACCGGATCCCCATTGACTCAAAGCTACAATGGCGGAAAATTGAGCTTGCAtctaaatgccaatgctgcccccgaCGACCAGAAACCGAGTCTCTTCAACACCTTTTTATACAAGGGGATGGGGCGATAAGGGTGTGGAGGGAATTTGATGGGTGGTTCGAAGGAAATTCCCCTCCTATCGGGCTGAATGATACCATCCCATcaagaatcgaagtgtgggcgacCAGATTGCAGCAGCCGGGAAGGAAGCACCTTATCAGAGCCTTGCCATATCTCATATTCCGGTTCTTGTGGGCAGAAAGAAATAGAAGCCGCCATCATGGAACTCAATTTAAGGCGAGTAATGTGATATGGCAGGTCATTACCTTTGTCCGAAATAATATGATTAATGGGAAGCTAAGGCCGAAGCATTGGAGAGGAGTTCGGCTCGGATTCATTATCCCGAACGAGGCCGAGGCCCAACGACCTATGAGGCTCACGATGATGATCAAGTGGGAGCCGCCGGACCAACCGTGGTTAAAACTCAACACGTATGGGTCTTTTTTCGAAGAAACAGGAAAAGCTGGGGGAGGGGGCCTTATTCGTGACTACACGGGTAGGGTGCTCAAGGCCTTTGCGTTACCTCTCGACGCACACTCACCCCTCGAAGCTGAGCTTCTCGCCATGCACCACGGATTGGTGATGGCCGCGGAGCTGGCGAGGCCAATTTGGCTCGAAACGGAAGCCGAAAAAGCTGTCGCACTGGTCCGAGGAAATCATTGGGGGCCTGCCCATATTCGCCAAGCAATGGCTTTTTTGGCTCTAGACAAGCGGCGCCTTACCCTTCGGATTTCCTTCATCCACCGCGAAGGCAACAAAGCAGCCGACCTCCTCGCGAAGACTGGTGCTGAGATGAGCCACAGCCGAATCTTTGTGGAACAGGATTTGCCGAGAGAACTATCAGACATCATCCGACAGGAACAGATGGGGATCCCCAATGCCCGAGCCCAAACCGAAGAAAGAAATTAG